The sequence AACCGCGCCCGCTGCAGCAGCTGCTCCCGGTCCCCCATGTCGCTCGCGGCTCGGCCTCGCTTCGCGCCTCACGCCGCTGGCTCGCTTGCCCGCCCGCCGGTCAGTCCGCTCCCCGGTCGCTGCGGAGGCCGCCGCCGCGCACGCGCACTGGCTCGCCGGCCGACCCGGAGGCTGCAGGCTGCAGGCAGCGCCGCCGCTCGCGCCCTCTCGCTGGCTCGCCCCGCGCGCTGTGGCTCGCGCCGCGGACACCGCCGAGGGAGGAGAGGCGGTCGCGCTGGGGGATGGGAGGACGAAACGACGCCTGCGCAGTGAGAGTGGCCAGGCCGGGCGGCGGGGAGCGGCTGGAGTGGGAGGGGGGAAGGGCGGGCCGGCCCTAACGGTCTATTTCAAGGTGACGTCACCTACTATAAAtagccaccgccgccgccgccccgctTGAAAGCCGCGCAGGCGCTCTGCGAGTGCTGCATTTTACCGCCGCAGAGATGGAGGTGGAGAAGGGAAAGCCAGGCAGGAGACTGCGGAGCCGGAGGAGGCGGCGCGGTGATGGCGGCTGCACGGGGAGTGCATTGTCATAGCGCCACCCTGAAACGCACCACTTCAACCACGTTAGCGATGTGGCTTGAGAAGGGCCCCAAAAGCAAGCAAACCTACCCGCGGAGAAGCCGGGAGGCCGCGTGCCCCAAGGGGCGGGTCAgcccagccccgccccgccccagccGTCCCGCCCGCCCCGAGCCCTGCCTGTCCGTGGGTTCTGCTAGGCCACACCCTGTGCTTGGGTCTGCACTGGTCCGGGCAGAATCGAGTCCGACCCTCGGGGACGGCCCcgccacacacacagacacatgcagtcGCACACATCCTGAGACATAGCCTTGGGCAGGCTTGTGCCTTCCACCAGAGGGGACTGGATGACCAGGCCGAGACAAGTAATATTCAGGACACATTAGGAGCCAGCCCAGGGCTAGTCCCGTACGAGCATTCTCCTCTTTAATCCTCACTACCCAGCCCACGTGGACACAGCTGGTCTCCCCATATTTAAAATGTGGAACCTGAGGAAAAGCAAGGTAGTGACTTGCTCAAGTTTACACAGCCTGTTAAGTGGTGGGGCCAGGATCTGAGTCCAAACCCAGGCTGGACTTCCTCTTGTGGCAAAGAGCTGGGGTGGCCCAACTGGCTGGTCACTGAGCCCCTCCCAATCCTGGCTGGCATTGGATACTGAGGGTTccttgtgccaggccctgggctgggctGCCCGACAAGCTAGGAATATAATGCTTAAAACAGGGCCCCAACTGACTTCCAACATGCCAAAGGCAGTGTAGGAGAAGGGGCCTTGGGATCGCTGAgaatttactgagcatctactgcATGCTCAGCCCGCAGGGATAAGCTGGATCTTGGAGTAGAGTCAGGAAAGAGATTAAGGCCTGGGGTacagcatgggcaaaggcttgGCAGTGACCTGGGAGATGGTGAGAAGAGAGGCCTAACAATGGGAAGTGAGGTTGGGTAAAACAAGATTACGGAATGTTTTAAATGCCAGGTGGAAGATTTGAGGCTTCATCCTTAGGTAATTGAGAAGCCATATATCAGGCCTGGAATCTTGCTCTAGAGAGTAAGACGTGTTtgaaaggagaagggagggaactGGAGACTAGGCCGTTTCTGGACTTGTTTTCCATCTGGAGAATTAGACTTAACTGTTTCAAGGACTAAAGAATAGATATCCACATGCTGGAATGTCAGAGCTGGCAGGACCCTTAGAATCACCCCTATCTAACCCCTTGTCCTGAataaggggaaactgaggtctgaGGGAAAGGAGGGGCTGGCCCTAGTTTGCACAGCGAGTGACCAGAGCTGGGGCCTCCATACCAGGTCTCTTGCCTCCCAGGCCTTCCTCTTCCTGCTGTGATGCTAAAACGATCACACTTTTGGGGGCCCATGAAACAGGATTTGAATGTGGGCCTGGGAGGAGGCACCCACCCCAGGCTTCACCATGCTTTGAAGAGTCACCTTTGCTGTTGGAATCGAGGTTAACAAACCAGTCTGATCTTTCCCCTAGTGAATATATTTAAAGAGCATTCTAGATAGTAATGAATCATCCACTCCACCCCCCAGAAGGATGGGGTCCCAgtgagaggtgggaggagggccAGCCCTGGATGGGGGCACCTCCTCAGTTCCTTCTAGCTCTTAGAGGGCTTAGAACCCTTCCAGCTTTTCTGATCAGGTTGGACTAAGATTGATTTCAAAACAGTGAAAATTAGGTAGAGCTGGAACATTCTAAATAATTGATTTCTGACATGTGTAAATGACACTCTGGTTCTCCCATGAAGCTTTTCTTCTCACCAAACTTCCCCATCTCCTCTTCCTCACTTCCTACCCACCCATCAGCTCAGTGTGCTCTGGCCCTGTCCCCACTCCTCCAGTGTGGCCACCAGAGCCCTCCTTGTTGTCAAAGCCAAGGACGCTTCATAGTGCCCACCTCCCTGGCCCTCTTGGCTGGACTGGGCATGACTGCTCACCCTACCTTGACCGGCTCTCCCAGCTTCCCTTCTGCTGCTCCAGCCATTACTCTTCTATTTGCTATGTGGGCTTGTCTTCTAGTCTACCCGGAAATACTAGGGTTCCTCAGGGCTTTGTCCCGAGCCCTCTTCACACACTGCCTTATCCTTGGTGACCCCATCCTCATGCACTCTAAGGAACCATCTACCACATTCCTAGCACCAAGCAAGGTGCTTTGCAGAactgggcatttttttttccctcaagatACCCCTGTAAGGCTGGTCCgatttcctttcctgtttttttgtttgcttgcttttctgttttgttttgttttaagatagagtctcacccagtcacccaggctggagtgcaatagtactctcttggctcactgcaacctctgcctcccaggttcaagcgatcctcctgcctcagcctcccaagtagcttagatcctcaggaggctaaggcaggaggattccttgagcccaggaggttaaggctacagtgagctatgattatgtcaCTTCACTCCActctgagtgacagagggagaccctttctcaaaaaacaaaatagtttattttaaaaagctacaagGGCTAcaaggcgcacaccaccacgcccagctaattttttcagagaaaattatttaaactcttatgcttcatctgttaaatgtattttttagtcttttttttttttttttttcccctgagagatagagtctagctctgttgcccagactggagtgcagtggcacaatcttgcctcactgcaatctctgcctcccgggttcaagcaattctcctgcctcagcctcccaggtagctaggactgcaggcatgcaccaccacactcagctaatttttttgtgtgtattttttttttttttttgagacagagtctcgctctgtcgcccaggctggagtgcagtggtgcgatctccgctctctgcaagctctgccgcctcctgggttcacgccattctcctgcctcagcctccctagaagctgggactacaggcgcccgccaccacgcccggctaatttttttgtatttttagtagagacggggtttcaccgtgttcaccaggatggtctcgatctcctgacctcatgatccgcccgtctcggcctcccaacgtgctgggattacaggcgtgagccactgtgcccggccttgtgtgtatttttaatagaaacaagatttcaccatgttggccaggctggtgtctaactcctgacctcaaatgttcctcctgcctcagcctcccaatgtgctgggattataggcgtgagccactgcgcccagccaatttctttaatttgtttaatagagctagggtttcgccatgttgcctatgctggtcttgaactcctgagctcaagctatccacccacctcggcttcccaagtgctggcactacaggcgtgagccactgagctcggcctcctttcctgttttacagagaaagaaactgacaCAGAGCTGTTCCATGGTTTGaacaaagtcacacagctgggaatgGGCAAAGcaaggattcaaactcaggtccgTCAGACGCCCAAGTCTGAGGGCCTCACACTGCCCCCTGATGTCAGCTGAGAAGAGCTCAAAGTGTGACTCCCCTGTTGGGGTCACTCAGATTATACAAAGAATACATAAGCCTCCCACCGAGCATCCCACACACTCTTACCAGCACCCATCTTCTTTGCCCTTAGGAGAGAGTTGCTAACGCCCAAGAGCCTCATCAGTAAAAACCAGGGTCACCACCTGGGACAGGTCACCTATTCCTAAGGCTATACCTCCTATCGATAAACAGGGCCTTTGAACAACTTCAAAGAGAGCGCCTGAGCGAGCTGAGGGAGGTCAATGGTTAATGTCAAACACACTTTGTTGCCTCAGGGCTCAGAGCAGGTCCCCACTAGAGGAGCCAAGTCTGTGTCTTCTCCTAGTGCAGGGTATCATTCGGGGAACAGAACAAAATCCCCCTGGGTTCCTGAACACACGTGtgtggtgtgatttgagaaagaACATGGTTCTtgtcttgggttcaaatcctactCTGCCAGTGCACCAGCTGAGGaccctcaggcaagtcacttgtAAAAAGGGATCaatagcctggcacagtggctcatgcctataatcccagagctttgggaggctgaggtggcaggatcacatgaggccaagtgttcaaaaccagcctgggcaacatagcaagaccccagttctacaaaaaacaaaaacaaaatacacacacacacacacatatacacacacacatacacacacacatatatgcttacatatatatgatatacttttatatattatatatttatatatataatatatgatatgaCCCCAGTATCCTTTTGCTGACACAAAATCTCAACCCCTGTGTCTTAACTAAGAGCATCCTGAGCGCAGAGATTTCAGGATCATCTAGAGCCTTCCACCCCCTTTCAAAGCCCGCCTTGGAAGCAAACCAACACCCAAGGCAGCTTTTGGCCTTAAGAAGTGTGAAATGTCctgcatatattatatatcataattcatatattatgatatatttatatcatatataaatatatataaatatataaatatatataaatatatataaatatataaatatataataatatatatatttatatatttattattattaaatatataaatatatttatataacatatataatatgtgtatatatattttatatatataaaaaaacctatatatatatatacacacacacacacacacacacacacacacacacacacacatataggggtttttttttgtgtttttttttaatggagtttctctctgtcacccaggctggagggcagtggcatgatctcgtctcactgcaacctctgccttccaggttcatcaagcaattctcctgctttggcctcccaagtagttgggactacaaaaaatatttttaaaaaagaaaaacttaggcCGCgcgcagtgactcacgtctgtaatcccagcacttcgggaggccgaggcgggcagatcatgaggtcaagagatcaagaccatcctggccaacatggtgaaaccctgtctctactaaaaatacaaaaaattagctgagcgtggtgttgggcgcctgtagtcccagctacttgggaggctgaggcagaagaatcgcttgaacccgggaggcagaggttgcagggagccgagatcgcaccactgcactccagcctggcgacagaatgagactccgtcgtcaaaaaaaataaaagaaaaactggccagccgcagtggctcatgcctgtaatcccaaccctttgggaggccaaggtggacagatcacctgaggtcaggagtttgagaccaccttggccgacatggcaaaaccccgtctctacttaaaatacaaaaattgacagggtgtgttggcatgtgcctgtaatcccagctactcaggaggctgagacaggagaatcgcataaacctgggaggcggaggttgcagtgagctgagatcatgccattgcactccatctagcatgggcaacagagtgaagctccatctcaaaaaaaaaaaaaaaaaaaaaagccaggcatattgactcacgcctgtaatcccagcactttgggaggccaaggtgggtggatcacctgaggtcaggagtttgagaccagcctgaccaacatagtgaaaccccatctctactaaaatacaaaaatttagccgagtgtggtggccggcacctgtaatcccagctactcgggaggctgaggcaggagaatcgcttgaaccccggaggcagaggttgcagtgagccaagatcacgccattgcactccagcctggacaacaaggctcaaaaaaaaaaaaagaattcttcacCTGCATCCCACCCAGAGCCAGTGGTCAGGACTGCTCTTCACGTGGGACTGCATTTCTAAAGCGTTGCCAGAACCCTCCACCAGAGCCCAGTGAATAGATGACCCAGAAAAGGCAcgtcctggtttttttttttcccccctcttggATACTCTGAGACACTCTGAGCTGCTGAGAAGTCTGCACACCAAGGGACCTATTACAAAGGAGACATGATATTGTTCTGGAGAGATGGCGTTTGCAATGTTGGCATGGTTACCATCTTGAGCTGGAGTAGCCGCCTGTCCACAAATTATTAATGTCACCCAGATAGGATTTTAACTTTTTCTCCCACTGTAGGCCACCTGCAGTCAAGGTGACCTTACCGACCCAGTCAATGATAATAAAACCACCAGCAATAACACAGACAGACAGCAGCTCTTGTTTTTTAATCACTTACCCTCTGCCTGATTTGAGGATGAACACTTTACTCTCATATTATCTCCCCACATCCTCACTTGGAAGGAGGCTGTTAGCCCCACtatatggatgaggaaactgaggcctagaagaGTCGGATTCTTGCAGTCATCTGAAGCCTTCCCCACTCAACTCCATTTTGCACTATCTACTTTGACCCCAATATCCTTTTGCTGACACCAAATCTCACCCCTTGCTTAACTAAGAGCATCCTGAGCGCAGAGATTTCAGGATCATCTAGAACCTTCCAACCCTCTTTCAAAGCCCGCCTTGGAAGCAAACCAGCACCCAAGGCAGCTTTTGGCATTAAGAAGTGCGAAAATGTCCTGTTAGCTGCAATCTGTGAGCTGGTTCTATGAGCTGGTGGAGCTCAGAGCCCCAGTCCCAGCGCCCGCCCCCCACCAGCTTGTTCAGAGGAGCTCAGCTCTGGGGGAGAAGGCAAAGCCAACACCTATTGAGTTGCAGTTAAAATGAGGGCGAAAGAGGCTTTTGTTTCAGTTCTGCAGATGGTCTGGGAGCTTGTGTTTCTTAGCAAGAATTTTCTAGATCTTTTGGCTTGAACCATCTGAATAACTGCCTCAAGCTTTCACATGGTTCCCACTgggtgggctggggtgggaggggctgTTGTGCATAGTCCGGGAAAGCTGGAGAAGGCTGTTCCTTCGCCCCGAGCCTTGgatttcttatctgtgaaatgagaggCTGCAATGATGAATGGcaaagtaccttttttttttttcagctctgAGTGTCTAGGATATTTCACCATTGGAAGACCAGCAGACAATGTCATGACAAATGACAACTCAAGAGGATACAACAGGGTTGCTTCAAAAGACAAGTGTTTGGACCATGTCAAGACCTGGAGTGAAGAAGGTAATGAACTCCTACTTCATAGCAAGCAGGCCATGGGCCAGCAGTTTGCTACTGTGCTGTCTCTTGGTTAAGGCAAGGTCAgtattattgttttgattttacagatgaggaaactgagtcccagggaGGTTAAGTGTCTTGCCCAGCTACAGCACAGAGAGCAGGGGCTCTGCTCCATCTTCACCGTTCTTCCCACCACTGCCCCTGACCTGCAGAGAGCCTGAGAACATTCTTTTAGCTGTTGAGCTATCAGCATAACTGTCATCAGCTGCTGCTGAAACTGTACCCTGGGAAGCAAGGGAGAGGGTCGCTGAATTTTCACCATGGTTCTCTGCCAGGCAACTATGCTAAAAAACATCTTTTTCTCCCCAGTATGTTAGTAGGAGGCAAGCAGATTGTTATAGCCTTCTGTCTTCTTGTAGATAATGGTGGCAGGCTGGCCCCGACTCAGGAGATAAAGAGATCTGAGAGGACCATAGCCACATGAGAACGCCGACTCCTGTAGGAGGCTGGCTGGCCTCTGCAGAGACAGCACTGAGCTGCCCCTGGGGTCGTGGGTAGGACCCATTCCCTCTTTAAAGATACAAACTCCTCTACCTGGCCTTTCATAACCTGCCCCTGGCCCATCTTCTCAAGGTCATCACCCACTTCCTGGACACATTAGGCCCACCAGGTTCCCAGACTCTGCCCATGAGTTTCCAGAATGTTCTTTCCCATCCCTCCACCTCATTCTCTGCTTCTTACACTCCTTTAATACCCACTGAAATCTTAGCTCCTCTAAAGAGGAGGTAAGTTTCTCCAACTTAGAAGTGCTCTCGCCTTCCACCTACTCCCACTGTGACTCTGGTATCCATTGTCTGCCTAGAGTGACGCTGGTAGGAATGTCTGTGGCTTGCTACTGGGCATCAAGCACTATGTTTTGTCATTTAATGTAGTATAaggtctcatttaatcctcatgggAGCTATTCCTCTTACACCCATTAAACAGATGGAAAAATTAAAGCTCAGGGAGGCATCCTCTTACCCAAAGTCACGCTGCTATTAAATGAagaatcaggatttgaacccaggtctttctGACTATAAGGTTCACACTCTTTGTTACATACATCTTCTGCTTCCCACTTCCTTAGGAGACAGCCCTGTCCTTTGTAATAGACTGTAAACACTGGAGGATGGGGCCTGTGTTTCATTCACCATCTGAGCCCCTGGGATGCCTGGCTGAGTGTCCTGGATCCAGGCACTGCTCCATGAATGCTAAATTGAATTCAGTTACACCTTCTGCGTATTACAAAACTCCCATCACCAGAGCCCCCTTTGTGAGTGGCCAAGATCTTTTGTCCTCTCCCCTTCCACCCCAGGAAGGGGAACACCTGAAATCAGCTGACAGCTAACATTAAGTGACAGCTGAGTGAAAGGCAAGAAAAGGGAGGGAGCAAGGGGGAAGGCAGGCAGGATTGCAGGAGCCAGGAGGGAGCCCAGAGAAGGAGGAGAGCTGTCCTGTTGAATCTGGCCAGCTTGCAGCTATTCAGAGTACAAGATATGGAGTTACCAGACCCAGCCTCAAATCTAGCTCTTCTATAGTAGCTGGGGAAACCCAGGCAAGTTGTTGgacctctctgagtttcagttttcttttccataaaaTGGGCATGTCGGAGGCGGGGtggaggggggtgggggagaaTAAAAAGGGCATGTCACTGTCCTCGCTAGACCTCTTCATTCAGGAGGAATGAGGCTGTgtctgagggagggagggagtgctGACTACTGGGCTGTTACCTACTTTAAATGGGGACAGTTGGAGGACCAGCTTAACCTGAAATGGCTTCCCCATGAAGTCATTGAGCCCTGAAGGCCTGGGGCAGCAGGGAACTCACAGAATCACAGGCCCATAATAAAGATGTTGGAGACAATTCAGTTTGGCTTTCTTACTCCAAGAGGCAGCACAGCATGGTGGACTGATGGCCAGCTCTGCCAGCAACGGGCTATCCCCAAATCCTGGCCCCCACTTGGTAATTGTGTAGCCTTGTGCATGCCACTTTGTCCATCTCAGACCACTggttccttattttattttatttttttttgagacagtgtttcgcatgttgcccaagctggagtacagtggcgtgatttcagctcactgcaaactccgcctcccagattcaagcaattctcttgccccagcctcctgagtagctgggattacaggcatgtaccaccatgcccggctaatttttgtattttttgtacggacgtggtctcactgtgttggctaggttggtctcgaactcctgacctcaagtgatccgcctgtctcagcctcccaaagtgctgggattacaggcatgagccatcgcgcctgtcCTGGTTCTTCACCTTTAATATGGAATTTAAAGTAGTTCCTTTGCCACAGCACTACTGGGAAGATCAGAGACCCAGACAATAACAGCTGGTCATTCAGTTGGCCCTGTGGgaactaaggctcagaaagggAAAGTAATTCACCCACAGTCACACAGCAGGTTAGTGAAATCAAGCCTatgcccaggcctcccaaagcccAACCCTGGGCTAAGCATCAGACAGCTGTGGCCTTACCGCAAAGAAGGCTGAGACTACCCTTGGACATGCAGCCAAGGAACTCATACTGGGAAGCACTAGTGGGATTCTGTGTCTCACTGAGCTGAAATAATTGCTTGGGTTGCCTGTGGATAGAGTATGGCAAAAAGCCCAAGTCAGAGCCTATGGTCACATGTCCAACTTGGGGTCTAATCCACAGTATAACCCTGGCCATGTCGGGTCACCTCTCTGACCTATCTGAGCCTCAGTAGTTTCTCTGCTTACAAAATGAGGGCAAGAATTCCTGGCAATGCAAAGGAATCATATAAAACACagactatttcttttcttttctttttttctctttccctttccctctctctttctttctttctctctttctttccttccatccttccttccccttctttctttccttcctttttttttttttttagactaggtcttcctgtgtcacccaggctgagtgcaatggcgcaatcctggctcactgcagccttgacctcctggactcaagtgatcctcccacttcagcctcccaagtagttgggactgactacaggtgtgcaccactacacctggctaattttctattttttatagagacagggtctcaatatgttgccctggctggtattgaactcctggatgcaagcgatcctctcgcctcagcctcccaaagtgctgggattacaggtgtgagccaccatgcgtggcccgGAGCTATTTTCACAGCAGTTACCCCTGAGCCACTGGGCACCTCACTGTGCTGTTGCTAGCAACGGCTTCATTtggtcctcacaacaaccctgcgTGGTGGGAACCTAATTTGTAGATAAATGGCTAGGAACAGGTAGAACCAGGATCCGAGCTCAAAAGGTATTCTCTATGTCTGTTCTCTCACCCCTCCTCTTTCCCTACCTAACTTGGGCTCCTTCTTCAGGTTTCAGTATCACCCTGACTTCTTTTGGAAGGATCCCTTGgcctcaggctggagtgggcaCCTGCCCTAGCCCACAGAGCTGGGTTTCTCCCTTTCTTCAACCACACAGGGAGCACCACTATGCAAAGACCTCATCACATTCACAGCCGTCTCCCCAGAGCCTCGCACTGTGCTTGGCATACAGCAGGTGCCCAGTAAATACCTGCCAAATGACTGAATGCATCTCGCCAGCCTCAGGATGCCACCAGGCCCTGAGGGAGACAGGAAGATCAGAGGAAAGCTTTTGGATTCCTGCCACGCCTCACATTAGCAGCATCTTCTCCGAGTCCTGACAGCCAGCCTCCTGGGACACCATTTGAGCCAGCTGAATTCCGGTCACCGCTTCACCTTGGAAAGGCATCCGCAGCCCTCACCAAGCAGCCCCGTAATTGACGTCACAGCGGGGCCAGGAGCTGCCCTGTTAATATTTTATGTGGCCTTCACTGTGGCAAAATGCAGCCTCCAAGAGCTGGAGGGGCCGTGCAGAGTCTCCGTGGGGTTGTGAGGAGGGCACAAATGGGAAAGGGCTTCATAAATCATAAAGCTCCCAACAGATGAGCATCATTGACCCATTTCAGTCCCTGGCTTAACTCAGAAAGAGCCGGGGCTGCACATGCCTGCAGTGGAACAAGAAGACTGCTGACCGAGCCCGAGCACTAAATCAATGGGGGATTAG comes from Macaca mulatta isolate MMU2019108-1 chromosome 10, T2T-MMU8v2.0, whole genome shotgun sequence and encodes:
- the YWHAH-AS1 gene encoding LOW QUALITY PROTEIN: putative uncharacterized protein YWHAH-AS1 (The sequence of the model RefSeq protein was modified relative to this genomic sequence to represent the inferred CDS: deleted 1 base in 1 codon); protein product: MTTQEDTTGLLQKTSVWTMSRPGVKKVMNSYFIQAGHGPAVCYCAVSWLRQGFSITLTSFGRIPWPQAGVGTCPSPQSWVSPFLQPHREHHYAKTSSHSQPSPQSLALCLAYSRCPVNTCQMTECISPASGCHQALRETGRSEESFWIPATPHISSIFSES